GAGCCTATCCTTCCCCAGAGAGTAAAACCTAATGTACCTGATTCGCTCCAGACTGTTATTCTGAAACTACTGTCAAAAAATCCGGAGAGTCGTTACCAGAGCGCCAATGAGATTATAGAGGCAATAAATGTCTTGGCTCATAAGGATTTTCAGATAGATAGCCAGGATGCAGAGCAAAGCTGTCTTTTAAGCGGCAAACTAATCGGCCGGCAAAAAGAGATCTCCTTATTTCAGGAGCATATTCAAAAACTGCTCAAAGAGAAAACCGGAAGTTTTCTTTTAATCCGGGGTGAAAGCGGCATCGGCAAGACCCGGCTTCTGAACGAGTTCAAATACCGGATCCAGCTGAACAAGGTGAATTTTTTCTCTGGAAAATCTTCCTCTGAGGGCGGTACTCCTTACCAGTCGATCAGGGAGATCCTGAGACAGATCTTCCCGCTGTTTCCATCAGAATCGGTAAAGAAATATTCCTGGACTCTGCAAAAACTTATACCGGAATCATTTTCGACAGAGCAGGAGCCTGAAAAGGTCAGGCTAAATCCAGATCAGGAAAAACTCAAACTCTTTGATGGGGTCACTCAATTTCTCCTGGAATTCAGCGAATCCAGTCCTGCGGGTTTCAGCTTCGATGACCTCCAGTTAGCTGACCAGGCAACCTTAGAGCTATTAAGCTATATCTCCAGGAATATCAAAACATACCCTGTTCTCCTTTTGGGTACTTACCAGTCTAACGAGTTAGAGGCAGAAAAAGGGTCTAACTTTTTTGAAAGCGAGATCCAGGAGCTGAAAGCAGAGGGCTTGCTGACCGAGATTCGCCTGGAAGCCTTTGAAGTTCAGGAGATAGATGAGCTTCTCCGGTCCAGGCTGGGGATAGAGACTCTTCCCCCTGGCTTCAGCCAGAAACTGAAAGAGCTGACTGGCGGGAATCCCTTTTTTGTTCAGGAGGTAATGAAAGCCGTTATTGAGAAGAAATCCATCTCCCGAAAAGACCTTTACTGGTCCCTAGAAAAATTTGATTTCACTGAATTGCAGATACCCCGGACCTTGAAAGGGGTTCTTTCTGAAAAGGTAAACCAATTAGACCCCGATCTTTTAAAAATTGCCCAGACCCTGGCAGTTTTCAACCGTGCAGTGGAGGCAGGGTTCCTTCAAAAAGCTCTACCAAAGCAGCCGGAAGAATTCCTTTGCGGACTTAACTCTTTGCAGAAGATGGAAATCCTTAAAGCGGAAAAGGAGAGTGCGACTGAGCTTTACTTCTTTACCAATGCTCAGATCCGCGAGGTGATCTACGAGCAGATGGAACCTGAGTTGAAATTGGGAATGCATCGAACTATTGGTTTTCTGTTAGAAAACCTTTACCGCTCTAACCGGCGTGAGCATCCGGAGGAATTAGCCTATCATTTTAACAACTCCGGGGATAAGAAAAAAGCTTTAAGTTATTCTCTTTTAGCTGGAAGAAGAAGTAAAAAAATATGCGCCAACAACGAAGCCTGCAAATTCTTTGAAAATGCCCTTCCCCTTTTGAAACAGAAAAAAAATAGTAAAGCCGGATCCAGAGTATACGAGAATTTAATTGAGCTCTACCAGCGCATGGGCCAGTTCGATCTGGCTATCCAGAAATTTGAAGAATGGGATAAGATCATCCTTGATCCCGGAAAGAAAGCTAATGCTTTTGAGAAAATCGGGATGGTCTATGAGAAAAAAGGCGAATTTGACCTGGCTTTAGAACACCTGAGCAAGGGGATTGGGCATCTGCAGTCGAGCGAACATTCGCAGGAGATGGCCCGGCTTTATTACGATTGTGGTTTTGTGCACAGCCGCAAAGGAGAGTTCGATCAGGCCAGAGAATTTTATGATAAAGCCCTAGGTATCTTAAAAGATAAAACGGATCAGGTCTCTTTAAAAGAAATTGGAAAACTCTTTAACGTTACCGGAGTGGTTCACTGGTATCAGGGGAAATATGATCAGGCCGTCGAATATTACCAGAAGTCGATTGAGATTTTTCAGAAGCTCAAAGACGAGCAGGAGGTCTCTTACCCTTACAATAATCTGGGGAACATCTCTTTTGATCGTGGAGACGTTGACCGGGCAATCGAATATTATCAGAAAAGCCTTGCCCTACGTGAAAAAATTGGGGACATCAATGCCATGGCTGGCTCATACAACAATTTAGGAAATGCTTACTACAAGAAAGGCAATTATTCCGAAGGGCTGAGGAATTATAAAAGGAGTGCATCTATCTACACCCGTATAGGAGCGCGCTCCTCGGTTATAATTCCCTTGAGCAATATAGCCAATATCAGCCTGGAGCAGGCTGATTATCGTTCTGCTTTAGAATATAACCAGAAATGTATGGAGATGTCCGAAAAAGTTGGAGCTCTGGTGAACCTGTCAATTAATACCCACAACCAGGGTTGCATATACCAGCTTCTGAATGCCCTGGATAAAGCAATCGAATGTTCCCATAAAAGCTATACTATAAAGTGTAAGCTGAAAGACACTTTTGGAAAGGCTGGTACCTTCACTCTCCTGGGAGATATATACCGAATCAAAGGGGAATGGTTCAAATCGGAAAGATTTCTTCAAAAAGCCATAAAGATCTACCAGGAATTAAATAGCAAGCCCGGGGAGGCTGAGGCTTTGAAATCCTGGGCAGAACTCAACCTGGAAACTGGAAATTATGCTTTGGCTTTTGAGCTTCTGAAAAACGCCCTCAGGCTGGCGGAGGAGTCTCAGGATGTCTCCCTGATCATTTATTCTAATCTTGTTCTTGGAAAGGGTAAGCTGAAAGCCAGAATTTCCAACTGGAATCTGGAAAATTTCTCCTGGGAAGAAATAGAAAAAGACCTGAAAACCACCCTGGATAAGGCTGAATCACTTCAAAAACCGGAGTTGCAGTGGGAGATCTCAGCCAGCTTGGGAGATCTATATCAGGCTCAAAGAAAATATACCTCTGCCACAAAATATTATAAAAAATCGGTAAACGTTCTGCGTGAGATCTACGCTAAAGTGCCAGAGGAGTTCAGGAGTTTGTATCTTTCTGAGCCTAAGAAAATTCAGTTAAGAAAAGAAATCACTTTCTTAAAAGAGGAACTTAAGACCCAAAGCAAAGCTTTAGCTGGAGTAGATTGAAGATTTTATCAAAAAGAGATTGAGGATTTATCGATGTCAACTTCGGATTTAAAAAAGAAAAGCACTTCTTCAACTTACGAAGGGGCTGAGGTCTTCAAATTAATGGAGACCGACCTGCAGGAAGCTGAAAAATGGGCTTTAGAACTGGAGAAAACCCGGCAGAGCAGTTTCCAGGACCAATCCCTGCGCAAGCTCCTGGAGATAAGTAATGCCATGAACTCCAATCTGAAGCTGGATCGACTTCTGGCTTATGTGATGGATCAGGTAATAGAGATGACCAAAGCTGAATATGGCTATCTGATCTTCTTAAAAGAGGACGGCGGATTGGAATTCAAAGTCGCTCACAATTTAGCCAAAGAGGAGATCGAGAGCGCAGAATTCGAGATCAGCCGCAGCGTGATCCGGGAAGTGATAGAAAGCCAGAAAACCGTTTTCCTGCAGGACGCCTCCCAGGAAGAGCGATTCAAAAACAAACATAGTATCCTGGATTTACAGCTTAAGTCTATCTTAAGTGTTCCTTTAAAGATTAAGCAAAAGCTATTGGGTTTAATATACTTAGAGAACAGGTCTATCGTCGGAATGTTCACCCCTGACCAGGCAGAGCTTTTAGAGGTGTTTGCCAACCAGGCAGCTACGGCCATTGAAAATGCCCAGCTATTTGAGTTGACTGATGAAAAACTGCAGAAAAAGGTTCACGAGCTCTCAGCCATTAACTCGGTCATATCTACTATCAGCCAGACAATGGACCTTAAATTAATACTGAATAATACCCTTAAAATAGTCAAACAGATCACCAACGCTGATTGTGCCAGCATCCATATGCTTAAGGGAAACCAGCTGATTTTGGAAGGGTCTCTGGGGGCAGATGCTTCGCTCTTGGATAAAGCCAGAATTGCTGACCTGGATCATCCCTGGGTCAAAAAACTTCTTAACCCCTCAAGCTGGCTGGTAAACAAATCCCTTTCCGAGTCAAATGAGTCCATCAACCTGGAAGCTAAGCGTCAAGGTTTTCAATCTTACATTGTTCTTCCCCTACAATCTAAGGATAACCTGATAGGCTTGATGAGCCTGGCAAGTAAAAAACTCAATCATTTCACTGAGGAAAATGCAGAGCTTCTTTCCTCCATTTCCAGCCAGATAGGCGTGGGAATTGAAAATACCGAGCTATACGTGAAAGAAACCAACAAAGCCAGGCGTTTAAGGGTGATCAACCAGATCGGGTTGAAGATCACCTCGATTTTAGATATTGAAAAGGTTCTGGAAGAGGTGATCAGACTCCTTTATTCAGAGTTGAACTACTACGCGGTTACTATTGGTCTGATTCAAAAAGATGAATTTATTATAAAATCGATGTATGAGGATGACAAAGGTAAATATAATATCCATAACCATAACCTGGAACTGAAGGAAAAAAGCATCCTGGGCTGGGTGGCTGAGAGTAACCGAACTTTGTTTGTAGAAAACGTGAGTACTGACCCCCGCTACTATCACTTCAACGGTCTTAAGGAGACTAGATCCGAGTTAGCGGTCCCGATTGAATTACAAGGAAAAGTTTTGGGGGTGTTGGATGCGCAGACCAATAGAATAGCTGGTTTCGACGAGGAGGATTTGCAGCTTTTGCAATCGGTTGCTAATCAAACTGCCGTGGCTCTGGAAAATGCCAGGCTTTATGCTAATAGTGAAAAGAAAATTCAAGAGCTGTCGGTGCTCAACAACGTCGCCCGAGTAGTGAATTCGACTTTAGACCTGGATCAACTTTTGGAACACATCTACCGGCAATTGACCCTGGTCATTAACGCCCCATCCTATTACGTGGCTTTATATGATAAAAAAAATAACCAACTAAATTTCGAGATTTTAATAGATAATAAAAAACAGTATCCCAAGACAAGAGTCCCCTTAGGCGATGGAGTGGTAAGCTATGTGATCAGAACTAAGAAACCTCTGCTTATAAGTGACTTTGAAACTGATATCAAAAAACTGCCGGTAAAAGTCGAGACTATTGGTAGCAATAAGATTTCCTCTTCCTGGCTGGGTGTTCCAATGCTATCTGGAGATAAAGTCTTAGGGGTTCTGGCTGTGTGCAGTTATGAAAAGAATGCTTTTTCCGAAGAGGACCTGCAGTTTCTCACCAACATCACCAGCCAGGCGGCTATAGCCATGGTCAACGCACAGCTTTTCAACCAGGTATTAAGGGGGAAACAGGAGTGGGAACAGACCTTTGACTCGATAACTGATCTCATCTGTCTGATCGACCCGGAATACAGGATCATCCGCGCGAACCGAACCCTGGCTCAAAAATTAGGCATGGAGCCAGACCAGATCATCGGCAAAAAATGTCATCAGGTTTTTCATAACCGGCTGGACTCGCCATGTTCGGAGTGTCCACATCGTCAGGCAATGCTAACCAAAAAACCGTTTACCCTAGAGATGAAGGGAATTTCCGGGGATGAGATCTTCCTCATCTCCGCCTTTCCGCGTTTCAGCTCCAAAGGTGTATTTATCGGAAGCGTGTACTTGCTCAGAGACATAACCGAGCAAAAGCGCCTCAGAGAGCAGTTGGTGCAGTCTGAGAAGATGGCTGCAGTGGGGCAGTTGGTCTCAGGCGTAGCGCACGAGCTTAATAACCCTCTGGCAGGAGTTATGGGTTATTCTCAGCTTCTTCTTATGAACAACAATCTGGACACCAAGACCCAGAGCTATCTGAACAAGATCTCCAAGGAGTCGGACCGGGCAAAAAACATCGTGAATAACCTGCTCACCTTTGCCCGCAAACATAAGCCGGAGAAAAAATATCTGGATATCAATACCATTCTGGACCAGACTATAGAATTAAGAGCTTATGACCTGAAAGTAAGTAACATCCAGGTGCTGAAAGATCTCGACCCACAGTTGCACAAGACCATGGCAGACTTCAACCAGCTTCAACAGGTATTTCTGAATATCATGAACAATGCCCACCAGGCAATCCAGGAATCCAAAGGGAAAGGCGAAATCAGAATCCGCACTGAAAAAGCTGGCGAGATGATCCGGATAATTCTGGAGGATAATGGTCCTGGTATCCCGGAGGAAAATCTCAATAAAATCTTTGAGCCTTTCTTCACCACTAAAGATGTGGGAAGAGGAACAGGACTTGGCTTGAGCATCTCCTACGGGATCATTCAGCAGCATGGCGGAAAGATCTATGCCCGGAGCATACTGGGTCAGGGGGCTACTTTCGTAATTGAGCTGCCTGTATTGAAAGAAGAAAAAGCCGCAGTCTCGGAGAAGAAGGAAAAACCTAAATCTGTGATTCGGAAAATAGAGAAAAAGAATATCCTGGCGATTGACGATGAGCAGTCGATTCTGGATATTTTGATGGATACTCTCCAGCAGGAAGGACATCAGGTAGATGTGGCATCAAATGGCAGAACGGGCTTGTCCAAAGTAAAAGCTTCTGATTATGATCTGATCATTACCGACATAAAGATGCCGGATTTCGATGGCCGAAGATTTTATGAGGAAGTCAAAAAATATAGTGAGGAATTAGCCAAAAAGATTATCTTTACCACCGGAGACCTGGCTAATCCGGAAACTGAAGCTTTTTTGGACAGAGTAAAACAACCCTGCATTCCCAAGCCTTTCGATTTGGAAGAGGTCAAGCAAACCATAATAAAGTTTTTCGATTAAGAAAGTCGTAGGGGCATCCCGCCTTTGGCGGGACGACGTGCCCCTACATATTCCTGTGACTAGATATTCAGATCCAATTATCTTTTCAGTTCTTCTTTCAGCTCATCTAATTCTTTCTTAAGCTCCTCCATCTCTTTTTTCAGCTTGTTAAGATCTCTCTTCAGCTTGCTTTCATCTGAGGAATAACCTTTTAGCATAGGGGCTTCCGGGATTTGAAGTTTGTCCAGGAAAAGCTCGATGTTCTTTGTTTTTTCGATATCAGGCTGGATTTTGAAAGAATACTCCTTTTCAGTCTCGGCGAGAGTCACGGAAAAATCCTTTTGTCTTTTATCCCTCATTACCTTCAGGCTGATTTTATCTCCCTTCTCCTTCTCAGAGATTATCTGCCGAACGTCGTCTGAACCAGATACTTTCTCATTATCCACCTGGACAATTATGTCTCCGGCCTTTAGTCCAGCTTTTTCTGCAGGACTCTCCTTCTCTATCTCAGTGATTAAAGCTCCCTCTCCTTTTTTGATTCCGAAATAATCACCCAACTGCTCAGTCAAATCCTGAATTGCGACCCCCAGTTTCAATCCCGAATGAAAGCTCCAAATGAAGGGTTCAATCATTTTCTTTTCTATCTTGAGCTTCTCAGGATTCAGGTTATACAAACCAGAAAGAGAACTTTCTCCAATAGTCAGATTAAGGCTTTCCTCTTCACCATCACGGATGACCTTGATTTCGACTTCAGTCCCCGGAGCAGTTTTCCTGACCAGGCCGGTTAGTTTATCAGTCGAACCAACCTTTTTGCCATCGAATGAGATGATCACATCACCTTCCTCTATTCCAGCTTTTTCAGCCGGACTATCCTCCACCACTCCGTTTACCAGAACACCCTCTGTAGATTCCTTTAGATCCATGGATTCTTTGAGCTCAGGGGTAAGTTCCTGCAGGTAGACTCCTACCCAACCCTGTTTTTTGACCTGGGTTGACTTTTGAGCCCAGACCAGACCGACCAGCAGTAAACCAGCCAGGATAACCGCCAGAACTGCTGTGCTTGAGATTCTTTTAAACATAACAACACCTCCTTATCGTTTGTTCTACCACTTTTACAATTAGCCTATAAAAAAGTTCCAGTTTTTTAGAATTTGTAGGGGCGTATAGCAATACGTCCCTACCCCATTTGTCATCAAGAGTCGGCACCGAAGATAAACTCCGCAAGGTCAGTCCGTCAGAGGCGGACGAGTGCCACTTCTAAGAGTCGATCCCTATTAAACCCTAAGAGCAAATCAAAAAAACCTCTTTACAATTCCAGTTTACAGAACTAAATTATTCTTGAGATAAAACATTTGAAAAACTCTTTCAAAGGAGGAGAATATGCCTACCTATGTGTTGATGACCAAGCTTTCTCCGGAAGTAACCAAGAGGATGAAGCAAAGGTCTGAGCTGGGCAAGGAATGGATGGGTATGGTCAAGAAGAAATGCCCGGAGGTCAAATTCCTCTGCCATTATGCTTTATTAGGTCCTTATGATTTTCTGGATATCTATGAAGCCCCGGACGAGGAGGTCGCAGCCAAGGTTTCGATGATAGGCCTTTCCTATGGCGCCATTCAAGCCGAGAGCTGGACTGCAATCCCCTACAAGAGATTTCTGGAGTTAAGCAAGGAGATATAAAGAGTCCAAAGTAGGGACAGAACACTGTTCTGTCCCTACAAATAAGAACAACCTAACAAACTCCAAACTTCAAACTGTTTTC
This genomic interval from Candidatus Zixiibacteriota bacterium contains the following:
- a CDS encoding tetratricopeptide repeat protein — translated: MEIINNRYRIVRKLGEGGMGSVYLVEDSSENNKKIALKTIKADKQVLPALERFKSEFKSLTELRHPNLAEVYDFGVIRKSSSEKEDEYFFTLEYVEGKDLFEATENLSYDELYELIVQVCRALEYVHLRGVLHNDLKPENILVKTLDKGKYLAKLMDFGLAEERPTAGKIKGTAHYLAPEIASGKLPTRLTDLYSLGVVLYQVATRKLPFEGNTPVEILKKQIEQEPILPQRVKPNVPDSLQTVILKLLSKNPESRYQSANEIIEAINVLAHKDFQIDSQDAEQSCLLSGKLIGRQKEISLFQEHIQKLLKEKTGSFLLIRGESGIGKTRLLNEFKYRIQLNKVNFFSGKSSSEGGTPYQSIREILRQIFPLFPSESVKKYSWTLQKLIPESFSTEQEPEKVRLNPDQEKLKLFDGVTQFLLEFSESSPAGFSFDDLQLADQATLELLSYISRNIKTYPVLLLGTYQSNELEAEKGSNFFESEIQELKAEGLLTEIRLEAFEVQEIDELLRSRLGIETLPPGFSQKLKELTGGNPFFVQEVMKAVIEKKSISRKDLYWSLEKFDFTELQIPRTLKGVLSEKVNQLDPDLLKIAQTLAVFNRAVEAGFLQKALPKQPEEFLCGLNSLQKMEILKAEKESATELYFFTNAQIREVIYEQMEPELKLGMHRTIGFLLENLYRSNRREHPEELAYHFNNSGDKKKALSYSLLAGRRSKKICANNEACKFFENALPLLKQKKNSKAGSRVYENLIELYQRMGQFDLAIQKFEEWDKIILDPGKKANAFEKIGMVYEKKGEFDLALEHLSKGIGHLQSSEHSQEMARLYYDCGFVHSRKGEFDQAREFYDKALGILKDKTDQVSLKEIGKLFNVTGVVHWYQGKYDQAVEYYQKSIEIFQKLKDEQEVSYPYNNLGNISFDRGDVDRAIEYYQKSLALREKIGDINAMAGSYNNLGNAYYKKGNYSEGLRNYKRSASIYTRIGARSSVIIPLSNIANISLEQADYRSALEYNQKCMEMSEKVGALVNLSINTHNQGCIYQLLNALDKAIECSHKSYTIKCKLKDTFGKAGTFTLLGDIYRIKGEWFKSERFLQKAIKIYQELNSKPGEAEALKSWAELNLETGNYALAFELLKNALRLAEESQDVSLIIYSNLVLGKGKLKARISNWNLENFSWEEIEKDLKTTLDKAESLQKPELQWEISASLGDLYQAQRKYTSATKYYKKSVNVLREIYAKVPEEFRSLYLSEPKKIQLRKEITFLKEELKTQSKALAGVD
- a CDS encoding GAF domain-containing protein, which gives rise to MSTSDLKKKSTSSTYEGAEVFKLMETDLQEAEKWALELEKTRQSSFQDQSLRKLLEISNAMNSNLKLDRLLAYVMDQVIEMTKAEYGYLIFLKEDGGLEFKVAHNLAKEEIESAEFEISRSVIREVIESQKTVFLQDASQEERFKNKHSILDLQLKSILSVPLKIKQKLLGLIYLENRSIVGMFTPDQAELLEVFANQAATAIENAQLFELTDEKLQKKVHELSAINSVISTISQTMDLKLILNNTLKIVKQITNADCASIHMLKGNQLILEGSLGADASLLDKARIADLDHPWVKKLLNPSSWLVNKSLSESNESINLEAKRQGFQSYIVLPLQSKDNLIGLMSLASKKLNHFTEENAELLSSISSQIGVGIENTELYVKETNKARRLRVINQIGLKITSILDIEKVLEEVIRLLYSELNYYAVTIGLIQKDEFIIKSMYEDDKGKYNIHNHNLELKEKSILGWVAESNRTLFVENVSTDPRYYHFNGLKETRSELAVPIELQGKVLGVLDAQTNRIAGFDEEDLQLLQSVANQTAVALENARLYANSEKKIQELSVLNNVARVVNSTLDLDQLLEHIYRQLTLVINAPSYYVALYDKKNNQLNFEILIDNKKQYPKTRVPLGDGVVSYVIRTKKPLLISDFETDIKKLPVKVETIGSNKISSSWLGVPMLSGDKVLGVLAVCSYEKNAFSEEDLQFLTNITSQAAIAMVNAQLFNQVLRGKQEWEQTFDSITDLICLIDPEYRIIRANRTLAQKLGMEPDQIIGKKCHQVFHNRLDSPCSECPHRQAMLTKKPFTLEMKGISGDEIFLISAFPRFSSKGVFIGSVYLLRDITEQKRLREQLVQSEKMAAVGQLVSGVAHELNNPLAGVMGYSQLLLMNNNLDTKTQSYLNKISKESDRAKNIVNNLLTFARKHKPEKKYLDINTILDQTIELRAYDLKVSNIQVLKDLDPQLHKTMADFNQLQQVFLNIMNNAHQAIQESKGKGEIRIRTEKAGEMIRIILEDNGPGIPEENLNKIFEPFFTTKDVGRGTGLGLSISYGIIQQHGGKIYARSILGQGATFVIELPVLKEEKAAVSEKKEKPKSVIRKIEKKNILAIDDEQSILDILMDTLQQEGHQVDVASNGRTGLSKVKASDYDLIITDIKMPDFDGRRFYEEVKKYSEELAKKIIFTTGDLANPETEAFLDRVKQPCIPKPFDLEEVKQTIIKFFD
- a CDS encoding PDZ domain-containing protein, with amino-acid sequence MFKRISSTAVLAVILAGLLLVGLVWAQKSTQVKKQGWVGVYLQELTPELKESMDLKESTEGVLVNGVVEDSPAEKAGIEEGDVIISFDGKKVGSTDKLTGLVRKTAPGTEVEIKVIRDGEEESLNLTIGESSLSGLYNLNPEKLKIEKKMIEPFIWSFHSGLKLGVAIQDLTEQLGDYFGIKKGEGALITEIEKESPAEKAGLKAGDIIVQVDNEKVSGSDDVRQIISEKEKGDKISLKVMRDKRQKDFSVTLAETEKEYSFKIQPDIEKTKNIELFLDKLQIPEAPMLKGYSSDESKLKRDLNKLKKEMEELKKELDELKEELKR
- a CDS encoding GYD domain-containing protein; the encoded protein is MPTYVLMTKLSPEVTKRMKQRSELGKEWMGMVKKKCPEVKFLCHYALLGPYDFLDIYEAPDEEVAAKVSMIGLSYGAIQAESWTAIPYKRFLELSKEI